In one window of Paraflavitalea soli DNA:
- a CDS encoding carboxypeptidase M32, which yields MTKTPSDKLYQQYNSTMRKIADIRYSSALLQWDQETYLPPKGAAIRGQQIATLSEIAHQYFTDDTLGALLQELSGRDDLSVQEKKNVSLTWEDYSKQKKFSPAFVRELTETVNKSFHSWLEARKANDFSVFAGDLSKLVTLKKQEAQLLGYQQHPYDALLNDYDKGSTVQLLDGVFNTIRQPLKDILNSIQSRPQVSNEFLHRHYPKAQQWAFGMQVLKDLGYDLEAGRQDVSEHPFTINFNSRDVRVTTRIDENDLGNMVWSCIHETGHALYEQGLPDEAYGLPLGEAASLTIHESQSRLWENHVGRSRAFCEHYFPVLQQYFPEQLKDVTAETFYYGINQVAPSLIRTEADEVTYHFHVMIRYELEKQLLGNTLATNDIPAWWNEHYQQYLGVTVPDDKRGCLQDVHWSHGSFGYFPTYSLGSFYAAQFYEKATQSIKGLDTQIQKGDTTALLQWLRKGVHQYGRQYTSEELSAQVSGEVLNIQHFLRYLLDKYKDIYKF from the coding sequence ATGACTAAAACTCCATCCGATAAACTATACCAGCAATATAACAGTACGATGCGCAAGATAGCGGACATCCGTTATTCCTCCGCTTTATTACAATGGGACCAGGAAACTTACCTGCCCCCGAAGGGAGCTGCTATACGCGGCCAGCAGATAGCCACCCTTTCTGAAATAGCCCATCAATATTTCACCGATGATACACTGGGCGCGCTGTTGCAGGAATTAAGCGGTCGCGATGACCTGTCGGTGCAGGAAAAGAAAAATGTATCCCTCACCTGGGAAGATTATTCCAAACAAAAGAAATTCAGTCCGGCTTTTGTACGGGAACTCACGGAAACGGTCAATAAAAGCTTTCACAGCTGGCTGGAAGCCAGGAAAGCAAATGACTTTAGCGTGTTTGCCGGCGACCTCTCTAAACTGGTCACGTTGAAAAAGCAGGAGGCGCAGCTGCTGGGCTACCAGCAGCATCCTTATGATGCCTTACTAAATGATTATGATAAAGGATCTACGGTACAATTGCTGGATGGCGTTTTCAATACCATCAGGCAGCCATTAAAAGATATATTAAATAGCATACAATCACGCCCGCAGGTAAGCAATGAATTCCTGCACCGGCATTATCCAAAAGCGCAGCAGTGGGCCTTTGGCATGCAGGTATTGAAAGACCTGGGCTACGACCTGGAAGCGGGCCGGCAGGATGTATCGGAGCATCCTTTTACCATCAATTTCAACAGCCGGGATGTACGGGTCACCACCCGTATTGATGAAAATGACCTGGGCAATATGGTATGGAGCTGTATTCATGAAACAGGCCATGCATTGTATGAACAGGGGCTGCCCGACGAAGCCTACGGCCTTCCGTTGGGAGAGGCAGCATCATTAACCATTCATGAGTCGCAATCCAGGTTGTGGGAAAACCATGTAGGCCGCAGCAGGGCTTTCTGCGAACATTACTTTCCCGTATTGCAGCAATACTTTCCGGAACAATTAAAGGATGTGACGGCAGAGACCTTCTATTATGGCATCAACCAGGTGGCGCCTTCCCTGATCCGCACGGAGGCAGATGAAGTAACGTACCATTTCCACGTGATGATACGGTATGAACTGGAAAAACAATTGCTGGGAAATACCCTGGCCACCAATGATATTCCGGCTTGGTGGAATGAGCATTACCAGCAGTACCTGGGCGTGACAGTGCCGGATGACAAGCGGGGATGCCTGCAGGATGTACACTGGAGCCATGGCAGTTTTGGCTACTTTCCCACCTATAGCCTGGGCAGTTTTTATGCCGCCCAGTTTTATGAGAAAGCCACCCAGTCTATCAAAGGCCTTGATACACAGATACAAAAGGGAGATACTACGGCTTTACTGCAATGGTTGCGCAAGGGCGTACACCAATATGGCCGCCAGTACACCAGTGAAGAGCTGAGTGCGCAGGTAAGCGGGGAAGTACTCAATATTCAGCACTTTTTACGGTACCTGCTTGACAAATACAAGGATATTTACAAATTTTAG
- a CDS encoding bacteriocin, whose amino-acid sequence MKNNQFSPMTEKEMMEVNGGGLVDTLTGLLGGLPLVGPLLTPVLNTVKQLLASLGLNLPV is encoded by the coding sequence ATGAAAAACAATCAGTTTTCTCCTATGACAGAAAAGGAAATGATGGAAGTGAATGGCGGTGGCCTGGTAGATACCCTCACTGGTCTGCTGGGTGGTCTTCCATTGGTAGGCCCCTTGCTTACGCCTGTTTTGAACACAGTTAAACAACTGCTGGCTTCACTGGGACTTAATCTGCCTGTATAA
- a CDS encoding helix-turn-helix domain-containing protein yields the protein MKNKGRRDRQKGPIQKPDEIMLPQTISTTESIATKIRILRRNREYSQEYMAVMLHISQNAYSRLENGKTPITLDRYYEVCQILQIKPSELLDMVEMPKPAKAAWRRSSY from the coding sequence ATGAAAAACAAAGGCCGCCGGGACCGGCAAAAAGGGCCAATCCAAAAACCTGATGAAATTATGTTACCGCAAACCATATCAACTACTGAATCGATCGCCACCAAGATCAGGATCCTTCGACGCAACAGGGAATACTCGCAGGAGTATATGGCGGTGATGCTGCACATATCGCAAAACGCCTATAGCCGGCTGGAGAATGGCAAAACGCCCATTACCCTTGACCGGTACTATGAAGTATGCCAGATATTACAGATAAAACCCTCCGAATTACTGGATATGGTAGAAATGCCCAAGCCCGCTAAGGCAGCCTGGCGTAGAAGCAGCTACTAA
- a CDS encoding peptidase domain-containing ABC transporter produces MKKNIKVKQHDITDCGAACLQSVAAYYNLQLPIAAIRQYAGTDTKGTNVLGLIEAAQKIGFEAKGVKGSFEALFNMPVPAIAHVVINKRLSHYVVIYKVTREFIQVMDPFDGEIHQHTHESFKDIWTGVIILLMPAESFKAGNEKISHLRRFWLLLRPHKEVTLQIIFGAAIYTILGLATSLYVQNIVDHVLIGGNTRLLNMMGVTMLLILVLQLFIGGFKSVFALKTGQQIDARLILGYYKHLLKLPQQFFDTMRVGEITSRITDAVKIRSFINETATGLVVNVFIVAFSFLVMFVYQWKLALLVLTIIPIYILLYWASNRFNKKWQRTLMENNAELGSQLVESLNTISTIKRFGLEEHANMKTESKFIRLLQTIYKTSIFNIYAGNVASFATSLLVVALLWAGAYMVVNRSLSAGELLSFYALIGYFTGPAMGIIGANKSMQDALIAADRLFEIMDLEQEDSTHKMKLAPGATGDIVFHEVGFRYGTRAEVFRQFSLTIPAGCITAIVGESGSGKSTLMSLLQNIYPVRSGHISIGGKDIKYLDMESLRQRVSVVPQQVDLFAGTVLENIAVGDFEPDIQQVLNIATELGIIEFVEQLPAGFNTWLGEHGATLSGGQRQRLAIARALYRQPDILIMDEATSSLDPIADQLVQNTMQRWRKAGKTIIIIAHRLSTIIKADKIVVLKNGQLHEEGSHEQLLANKAMYAQLWEQHQGVITV; encoded by the coding sequence ATGAAAAAAAACATCAAAGTAAAGCAGCACGATATTACAGATTGCGGAGCGGCCTGCCTGCAATCAGTGGCGGCTTATTACAACCTGCAGCTGCCCATAGCTGCCATCCGCCAGTATGCCGGCACGGATACCAAGGGCACGAATGTACTGGGACTCATTGAAGCAGCTCAAAAAATAGGTTTTGAAGCCAAAGGGGTAAAGGGCAGTTTCGAAGCACTGTTCAATATGCCGGTACCGGCCATTGCCCATGTGGTGATCAACAAGCGCCTGAGTCATTATGTAGTGATCTACAAGGTGACCAGGGAATTTATACAGGTAATGGACCCCTTCGACGGGGAAATACACCAGCATACGCACGAATCTTTTAAAGATATCTGGACAGGGGTGATCATTTTACTGATGCCTGCCGAATCATTCAAAGCAGGCAATGAGAAAATATCACATCTCCGGCGCTTCTGGCTATTGCTGCGACCGCACAAGGAAGTGACCTTACAGATCATCTTCGGCGCCGCGATCTATACCATCCTCGGCCTGGCCACCTCGCTGTATGTACAGAATATTGTGGACCATGTATTGATCGGCGGTAATACCCGCTTACTGAATATGATGGGTGTAACGATGCTGCTCATCCTCGTACTGCAATTATTTATCGGCGGTTTCAAGAGTGTTTTTGCCCTGAAGACCGGTCAGCAAATAGACGCCCGGTTGATATTGGGATATTATAAGCATTTGTTGAAACTGCCCCAGCAATTCTTCGACACGATGCGGGTGGGCGAGATCACTTCCCGCATTACCGATGCGGTGAAAATAAGATCATTCATCAATGAGACGGCTACCGGCCTGGTGGTCAATGTTTTTATTGTAGCCTTTTCCTTCCTGGTCATGTTTGTATACCAATGGAAGCTGGCCCTGCTGGTGCTGACCATCATTCCCATTTATATCTTATTGTATTGGGCGAGTAACCGGTTTAACAAGAAATGGCAACGCACGCTGATGGAGAACAATGCGGAGCTGGGCAGTCAGCTGGTAGAATCGCTGAATACCATCAGCACCATCAAAAGATTTGGGCTGGAGGAACATGCCAATATGAAAACGGAATCGAAGTTCATCCGTTTGCTGCAAACGATCTACAAGACCAGCATCTTCAATATTTATGCAGGTAACGTGGCCAGCTTCGCCACCAGCCTGCTGGTAGTAGCCTTATTGTGGGCGGGTGCCTACATGGTGGTGAACCGCAGCCTGAGCGCCGGTGAGTTGCTCTCCTTTTATGCCCTGATCGGTTATTTCACCGGCCCGGCAATGGGTATCATCGGCGCCAATAAAAGCATGCAGGATGCACTGATAGCAGCCGACCGTTTGTTTGAGATCATGGACCTGGAGCAGGAAGACAGTACGCACAAGATGAAGCTGGCGCCGGGCGCCACGGGTGATATTGTTTTCCACGAAGTGGGATTCCGTTATGGCACGCGGGCAGAAGTGTTTCGCCAATTCAGCCTTACCATACCAGCCGGTTGTATTACAGCTATTGTAGGAGAAAGCGGCAGTGGCAAATCGACCCTGATGTCTTTATTGCAAAACATTTACCCGGTAAGGAGTGGTCATATCAGCATTGGCGGCAAAGACATCAAGTACCTGGATATGGAAAGTTTACGTCAGCGCGTAAGTGTGGTACCGCAACAGGTGGACCTGTTTGCCGGCACGGTGCTGGAAAATATTGCGGTGGGCGATTTCGAGCCGGATATACAGCAGGTACTCAATATTGCTACGGAGCTGGGCATTATCGAATTTGTAGAACAGTTGCCGGCCGGGTTCAATACCTGGCTGGGAGAACATGGGGCCACGCTTTCCGGCGGACAGCGGCAAAGGCTGGCGATAGCCCGTGCCTTATACCGGCAGCCGGATATCCTGATCATGGATGAAGCCACTTCTTCCCTTGATCCCATTGCCGACCAACTGGTGCAAAACACGATGCAACGTTGGCGGAAGGCAGGTAAGACCATTATTATCATTGCGCACCGGCTGAGCACGATCATTAAGGCCGACAAGATCGTAGTGCTGAAGAATGGACAATTGCACGAGGAGGGTTCGCATGAACAGTTGCTGGCCAATAAAGCCATGTATGCGCAGTTGTGGGAGCAACACCAGGGTGTGATCACTGTATAA
- a CDS encoding HlyD family secretion protein yields the protein MPRIFPAEMMQDSAYSWLPKVQPRSQIIYTLVTGAVVAALIAAIFIKVDVSVNVPGIVRPLTEKSELRSLTSANIATVYVKEGEHVKEGQLLLGLQQEVTNDKLDQTGFELSQRETHMHDLALLAKGAGPARLYSNLYKQQYLGFQANLAEKRSVLDKLKSDYQMYSKLYDDKIIAKKEFLEKKYAYEQSRAVYQAAIAAQNSQWQQDLERLRLEKRQLQAGKKQLQKEKDLLEIRAPVAGTVQQFSGRYAGGSVQNGELIGYISPDSGMVAEVYVSPQDIGYIYAGMAVKCQVDAFNYNSWGILPGKVQSVDNDFTLINNAPVFKVKCVLDKNYLQLSNGVKGYLKKGMTMQCRFILARRGLLQLLYERADSWINPHSKGSNVQ from the coding sequence ATGCCCAGGATCTTCCCGGCGGAAATGATGCAGGATTCTGCCTATTCCTGGCTGCCCAAAGTGCAGCCCAGGAGCCAGATCATCTATACCCTTGTGACAGGTGCTGTTGTAGCAGCGCTTATCGCGGCTATTTTTATTAAGGTAGATGTATCGGTCAATGTGCCCGGTATAGTGCGGCCCCTGACGGAAAAATCAGAATTGCGCAGCCTTACCAGCGCCAATATTGCTACGGTATACGTGAAGGAAGGAGAACACGTAAAAGAAGGACAGCTGCTGCTGGGCCTGCAGCAGGAGGTGACCAATGATAAGCTGGACCAGACGGGCTTTGAACTGTCGCAGCGGGAAACGCATATGCACGACCTGGCGCTGCTGGCCAAAGGCGCCGGCCCCGCCCGCCTCTACTCCAATCTCTACAAACAGCAATACCTGGGCTTCCAGGCCAATCTCGCCGAAAAACGCTCAGTACTGGACAAGCTGAAATCGGATTACCAGATGTACAGCAAACTGTACGACGACAAGATCATCGCCAAAAAAGAATTCCTCGAAAAGAAATATGCTTACGAGCAATCCAGGGCTGTGTACCAGGCAGCCATAGCAGCCCAAAACAGCCAATGGCAGCAGGACCTGGAACGCCTGCGCCTGGAAAAGCGGCAATTGCAGGCCGGCAAAAAGCAATTGCAAAAGGAGAAAGACCTGCTGGAGATCAGGGCGCCGGTAGCCGGCACGGTACAGCAGTTCAGTGGCCGCTATGCAGGCGGCAGTGTACAGAATGGGGAGCTGATCGGTTATATCTCTCCCGATTCGGGTATGGTAGCCGAAGTATATGTATCACCCCAGGATATTGGCTATATCTATGCTGGTATGGCGGTCAAATGCCAGGTAGATGCATTTAATTATAACTCCTGGGGGATCCTGCCGGGCAAGGTACAATCGGTAGACAATGATTTTACGCTGATCAATAATGCACCGGTCTTCAAAGTAAAATGTGTACTGGATAAAAATTACCTGCAACTATCCAATGGCGTTAAAGGATACCTTAAAAAAGGTATGACGATGCAGTGCCGGTTTATCCTGGCCCGCCGGGGATTGTTGCAATTATTGTATGAACGGGCCGACAGTTGGATCAACCCGCATTCAAAAGGCAGTAATGTCCAATAG
- a CDS encoding Nif3-like dinuclear metal center hexameric protein, protein MHIAAIIAHLESIAPPSLQESYDNAGLLTGDAAWECTGVLCTLDTTEAVILEAVARKCNMVVAHHPIIFGGLKKINGKNYVEKAVIAAIKHDIAIYAIHTNLDHVLAGVNGKMADKLGLVKRSVLAPKASTLKKLYTFVPLAQAEQVRSALFTAGGGHIGQYSECSFGVEGEGTFKGGEGTNPFVGQPGTRHEEKEVKLEVIFPAWLQTALVKALIAVHPYEEVAYDVVELANTHPGMGSGLLGELPDLLEGKDLLALVKKEFGLTVIRHTPLLDKPVRKVALCGGAGSFLVSKALAAGADFFITADMKYHEFFDANDRMVIADIGHFESEQFTTALLITVLQEKFTTFAVLKSEVKTNPVRYFV, encoded by the coding sequence ATGCACATAGCCGCTATTATAGCCCACCTCGAATCCATAGCGCCTCCCTCCCTGCAGGAAAGCTATGACAATGCCGGCCTGCTTACGGGCGATGCCGCCTGGGAATGCACCGGCGTACTTTGCACCCTCGATACCACGGAAGCGGTGATCCTGGAAGCGGTGGCCCGGAAATGCAATATGGTGGTAGCCCATCATCCCATCATTTTTGGCGGGTTGAAGAAGATCAATGGAAAGAATTACGTGGAGAAAGCCGTTATAGCCGCCATTAAGCACGATATAGCCATCTATGCTATCCATACCAACCTCGACCATGTACTGGCCGGGGTAAACGGGAAAATGGCCGACAAGCTGGGCCTGGTAAAAAGGTCCGTCCTGGCGCCCAAAGCATCCACCCTGAAAAAGCTCTACACCTTTGTGCCCCTGGCACAGGCCGAACAGGTACGGTCCGCCCTCTTTACCGCGGGGGGAGGCCATATAGGCCAATACAGCGAATGCAGTTTTGGCGTGGAGGGAGAAGGTACTTTTAAGGGCGGAGAGGGCACCAATCCCTTTGTAGGACAGCCTGGTACCCGGCATGAGGAAAAAGAAGTGAAACTGGAAGTCATCTTCCCGGCCTGGCTGCAAACGGCCTTGGTGAAGGCCCTGATAGCCGTACACCCCTACGAGGAAGTGGCCTACGATGTGGTAGAACTGGCCAATACCCACCCGGGTATGGGATCGGGACTGCTGGGTGAACTGCCCGACCTGCTGGAAGGAAAAGACCTGCTGGCCCTGGTAAAAAAGGAATTCGGGCTTACCGTCATCCGTCATACGCCCTTACTGGACAAGCCGGTAAGGAAGGTAGCCCTTTGTGGGGGTGCTGGTAGCTTTCTGGTTTCCAAGGCTTTAGCTGCCGGAGCCGACTTTTTCATCACTGCCGATATGAAATACCATGAGTTTTTCGATGCCAACGACCGGATGGTAATTGCCGATATTGGCCATTTTGAGAGCGAGCAGTTTACTACCGCCCTGTTGATTACTGTTTTGCAGGAAAAATTCACTACCTTTGCCGTCCTAAAAAGCGAAGTGAAAACCAATCCGGTACGTTACTTCGTCTGA
- a CDS encoding zinc ribbon domain-containing protein, producing MANVKEYSVEEKLSSLVSLQKIESKIDEIQVLKGELPMEVSDLEDEIQGLHARQTRIEEEINGIQEFINTKKNLIKDAEALIKKYEKQSENVKNSREFEAINKEIEMQQLEMKLAEKHIRDANEEIAEKVVILDKAKKNIAAKEGVLNTKKGELEKIIASTEKEETHFNKLSAEAREKVEERLLNSYDRIRKNYRNGLSVVPVERDACGGCFNAIPPQRQSEIRQRKKIIVCENCGRILVDRDLFDSVEVK from the coding sequence ATGGCTAACGTAAAAGAGTATTCTGTTGAGGAGAAATTATCCTCATTGGTTTCCCTCCAAAAAATTGAATCTAAAATTGATGAGATCCAGGTTCTGAAAGGTGAGTTGCCGATGGAAGTGAGCGACCTGGAAGATGAAATACAGGGTTTGCATGCCCGTCAAACGCGTATTGAAGAAGAGATCAATGGTATCCAGGAATTCATCAATACCAAGAAGAACCTGATCAAGGATGCAGAAGCCCTGATCAAGAAATACGAAAAGCAAAGTGAGAATGTAAAGAACAGCCGTGAGTTTGAAGCGATCAACAAAGAGATCGAAATGCAGCAACTGGAAATGAAGCTGGCTGAAAAGCATATCCGCGATGCCAACGAAGAGATCGCTGAAAAAGTAGTGATCCTCGACAAGGCAAAGAAGAACATCGCTGCCAAAGAAGGTGTGTTGAACACCAAGAAAGGTGAACTGGAAAAGATCATCGCTTCTACTGAAAAGGAAGAAACACACTTCAATAAACTGTCTGCCGAAGCCCGTGAAAAGGTAGAAGAGCGTTTACTGAATTCATATGACCGCATCCGTAAGAACTACCGCAACGGTCTTTCTGTAGTGCCTGTAGAGCGTGATGCCTGTGGTGGTTGCTTCAATGCCATCCCTCCTCAGCGTCAGAGTGAGATCCGCCAGCGTAAGAAGATCATTGTTTGCGAAAACTGTGGTCGTATCCTGGTAGACCGCGACCTGTTTGACAGCGTGGAAGTAAAGTAG